The Pseudomonas pergaminensis nucleotide sequence ATCGGCTTGGGGTTGAAAAACTTAACAATAATAGCTTTCTGCCGTCATCATTTCGTTAAGCCGTGACGAATTGGCTGGCAGCCACTACCGTTGTCTCAGTGGAATCGAAAGGGGACGGACTCGAGTCACCGGTATTGGCTGGCGATGACCAGCCCCATGTGGTGAATAAATAGCTCAGGTTCACCTACCCCCGTTAACCCGACTCGTGCCATAACGAGCCAGCTGCTGATTACAGACTTATGTTTACGATTTGGCTGGCTGCTGCTGGAGGCAAGGGGCCGAGTCGACTACGAGGGGCGTCTATTGGCCGAATTCGGTTTGCCACAAAGGGCAGCAACCGGCCAAAAGCAGACTGTGGACAGGTAGCCGTTGATGTCTCTACGCTGGACGATCTAGTGGCAGCACAGCTGCAAAAAAGGAGTAGTCACGTTGGAAGTTGCCATTGATCGAGATAGCGTTCATGCAGGAGATGATCTGGGAAGCCATGCGACGTCGATCAGACTCGATCCATCAGCAACGCTGCGCTCCTTAATCGAAGTGATACAAGATGCCGGCTACTTACCGGGTATCTATGGAGGCAAGGCTACTTGGATTATTTGGTCGTCTGACAAACCAATAGGTGTTTTAGCGCAGCAATGGCCAGCACCTAAATTGACCGTGCCGCCCGACAGCACCGTTGATCAATATTTCGGAAATACCGAACCTCGCCTTCTGTTCAGATATTGGTGTCAGGCAGATCCAGATGAGGTCTTTTCGAATATCAAGACCGGAAATGAGCCACCCTCACGATTTTAGGATTGGCGGTGGACATTTCTGTCGATCAATGCGGTTCAGATGACTGCTATGGGTCGGCAGCCAAGCTTCGCGAAATATCCACCGGCCTGCGATCCATACCAGAAGTGCCGCGACTCCAGACCGTAATGAGACCTGCACCATGAGTGACACATCCTCAGCAATTGCCTTCATTGCGACCTGTTGCGCTCCCCAGACCAAACACAGCAAAACCATGATTCCTGTGGCCATGCCATCAACTGGCTTTCTCATGTAACAGCCCCGCAAAAATTTATGCCAAGTTACCTTCGATAATTATCATTTCTCGCTTATAAGCGAGAAACGCAACCGACTTGGCTTTAGCGTAATAAGGGTCAATATTGCAGGCCTTGGCCTGTTCATAACTCGAGAACTCAACAACCAATACACGTTTGCTGGTCATTGACTCTGGCAGCGCGCCTGGATCCAAAAGCCTGACGCTGGCGCCGTACTTCTTACAAATCGGCGCCCAAAGCTGGCTTTATTTTTTTATGCATCAGCGTCGATTACATCCGTTCCAAGAATGATCCAAGAGCCTTTCACTGTGGATTCTCCAGTGAGGCGTTAATCTGGTTGAAGCGTGCAGTTTGTGAGTTCTTTTCATCTTGAATACGGCGCTGTGCAAAACTGTTTGCCGCCCCCTCGAAGGTCTGTTTTGCGCGTGGGTTCCACTGAACACCGGATCGAGCGACGACCCCTGGCTTGAGTTGTTGATGCTCGTCGTAATCTCGACGGGGATGAAAGAACAAGGGTTGGAGTTCGTCCAGATTAGACAGATGCTTAACGTAGTCCTGAAGGTACTGTTCGCGCTGCAACTGACTCACTCGCGCCGGCATCCATGCGGCAAAAGGTGGCAGTACAGTAAAACCGGTGTAGGCAAGAATCCCGTTATGAATGGGCCACAGAATATGGTGCAGATCCCCATCAACGCCGTTTGGCTCATACAGTGTGCTGGCCGTACCTGTGGTAAGGCTTAGCATCGCGCGTTTGCCTTTGAGGTGTCCGGTTTCATACTTTCGGCCAGACGAATACGCGAAACCACGGCTGAAGACCCGATCGACCCATCCTTTGAGTATTGCTGGCATGGAAAACCACCACATGGGGAACTGAAAAATTACCAGGTCTGCCTCGGCAACTTTGGATTGCTCACGCTCGACCTCGCGGCACACTGTCGCATTGGCCTGCGCATGCTCTTGTTCACTGGACGGATCAAAATAGTTTGCATCAGCACGATCGCCGAACTCGTCCGGGTGAAGCGTGGCGTTCCAACCCATGGCATACAAGTCGCTGACCTGGACGTTATGCCCCAGCGCTTCAAAAGTGCGCACAGCGGTCTGTGTCATGGCGGCGTTGAATGACTTGGGCTCGGGATGTGCGTGGATGATCAGAATGTTCATGTTTGGCACCTGCATGGCTGTACGATTGACGATGTGATTGTCAGGGCGTCGCTTATGCCGTACAAACCATCTGTTTTATCTCTATAAGAGAGAATTACTAATCTATGCGATCTGACACTCCGCTCAAGGCCATTGCCTGCTTTGACGCTGTTATGCAAACGGGTAGCGCAGCGCTGGCTGCTCAGCAACTGTTTGTCACACCGGGTGCCGTGAGCCAGCAGATTCGTAAACTTGAGGATTGGCTGGGCGTTCCTTTGTTCGCACGCATCGTGCGCAAATTGCAACCAACCGAATATGCGACGCTCTATTGGGAACAGATAAAGCCTGCGCTGCAGCAAATTGACCAAGCCAATGCAACGCTACAGCGTCGTGTCGAATCGCAGGTGCGTTTGAGCATGCCGCCAGCGTTCGCCAACACTTGGTTCGCAAGACGCATGCCCTTGCTGACGGGTCGATATCCTGGCCTGAGCCTTCATCTCAGCGCTTCAGCAGACAACGTGGATTTCAATTCCCACACATACGATCTGGCCGTCCGATACTTCGACGGCCAAGATAGTAATTTGAATGTTCTGTTGCTGCTGCCTGACGAAGTGAGCGTGTATTGCAGCCCCGCTTATCGGGATTGGCTCCAAGCGGTAAATGTGGAGGATATGACGCGGGCGACTCTGCTAATAACGACCTCGCACGCAAATTGGTCGCGATGGCTCGCACAGGTGGGCCTTTCCTTCGATGGCATGACAAGCCATCTACGTTTCGACCAGTCGGAAACGGCCATTGATGCGGCTAGACGAAGTCAGGGTTTGGTGCTGACCAGTCCATGGCTTGTCGAGGAAGATTTGAATAAAAACAACCTAGTCCAGCTATTTCCACACAAACTGCATACTGGAAAGGGATATTACCTGGTCACAAGTAAAGATCGGCCTCTCACTGCGGCTGCACGGCAATTCCGGGATTGGTTGACCGCCGCTGCTCATTGCAGTGGTGACGAAGGGTAATCGAAGCCCGCTTTCGGCCGAAAAGGTTGCACACGAAAGTCCGCTTCTGGCCGATAGCTGCCGTCCACAAATGACTGCTTTCGGCCATAGGGAGTATGACGGGACTCCAGTAGAGCGGTCCGTAGGGCGCGGACGAAATCGCTAGGGTGCGGCGTCGTCTTGGCATCGCCCACGCCGTAGCCACGGGTGAACAATCAGGCTTGAAAATCGCAGCGTTCGATGTGGCCACCTGCGGTGTCGTGAACGTCCGTAAAAGGGCGGATTTCCAAAAGTCGAGACAGCGAAGTCAGCCAGACGGCAACAATGTGATCCTGCTTTTTTTGTTAGATCTGAGTCTGTTTTTAACGGGGCGACGCTCTATAGAGTGTATATCCGACGCACAAGTGGACAGTGATCGGCCCGCTACTGTTTCTGGCTCTCTGAAGACCGGACGAATCGAGAGTCTTCAGGAATCACCATGAATACTCGTCCAAGCTTTCAGAGCAAGACCTTCCCCCAATCGCAACGTGACATTCTCGGCATGATCGCGACCGATCAGCATCTGGGCGATGTACTCTGCGCCATCTGCCAGATGCTCGACACACAGACTCCCGAAACCTACTGCTCTATCCTGCTGGCGGATGCAGAGGGCAAGCACTTACTCAACGGCGCGGCACCAGGTCTGCCGGCCGAGTACAGCGAGGCGATAGATGGAATGGCTATTGGTCCGCAGGAAGGGACCTGCGGCACAGCAGCGTTCCGGCGCGAGCTTGTAGTCACCGAAGACATCGCACGGGACCCGAACTGGGAACGTTTCCGCAGCCTGGCGCTGGGGCATGACCTGCGTTCCTGCTGGTCAGTCCCTTTGCTCTCCCATGAAGGAACGGTGTTGGGGACATTTGCCCTGTACCAAAAGAGTATCCATGCGCCGGACGAGGTGCAGATTCAACAGCTGGTGTTTGCCGCGCAACTGGCAGTCATTGCGATCCGTCATGAGCGTGACGGTCGGCGATTGGAGGAGAGCGAACAACGTTTTCGTTCATTGTTCACCTATAACCCCAACCCGGTGTTCGCCCTCGATCTGGCCGGCAACATCCAGAGCGTCAATCCTGCAGGCCTGAAGCTGAAACCGCACACGGCCGTCAATTTCATTGGTCATCACTTTTCCCATCTGGTTCTCGATGAGGATCTGCAACGGGTTAGTCAGCATTTTTGCGCAGCCCGTGCCGGATCGCCTCAGCGCTTCGAGGCACAGCTTCGCGACGAAAGTGAGCAACTGTTGACCATGGATATCTCCAACCTGCCCATCATGGTCAACGGAGAGATTGTGGGAGTATTCGGCATTGCCCGGGACATCAGCGCACAGAAAAATTTCGAACGCGAATTGAGCTTCAATGCCAGCCATGACCGGCTGACCGGTTTGCTTAACCGTGTTTCGCTTGAAGAGCGACTTGTTCGGGATTGCCACATCAGTCGTCGGCGTAATCGGCGTCTGGCGGTAATGTGCATTGATCTGGATGGATTCAAATCCATCAACGATTCGATCGGGCATTACTTCGGCGATCAGGTGCTGATCGAAGTGTCGCAACGCATGACCCAGCAAGTTCGTCCCGGTGACACCATCGTGCGCATGGGCGGTGACGAATTCATTGTGCTGCTGCCGGACCTGCTGCGTGACGAGGACGCAGTGCCAGTCGCCGAGCGCTTGATGGCCAGCATTGCCAGACCCTACTGCATCCAGGGCATTGACCTGCATGTGAGTGCAAGTGTCGGCATCACCCTGAGCGATGGTCACATTGAGCAGCCGATGCAACTGATCCAGCAGGCTGACATGGCCATGTACAAAGCCAAGCAGCAAGGGCGCAACAACTTTCAGTGGTACACCAGCGAGCTCAATCAACGTGTTTGCGAGCACGCGAGCCTGCGCAATGACTTGCAAAAGGCTATCGAAACTCAATCCTTCCAGCTGCATTATCAACCGCAGATAGACGCACGCACGGGGCAGGTGGTCGGGATCGAAGCCTTGCTGCGCTGGGAGCATCCGGAAAAAGGATTTATCTCACCAGCGGTGTTTGTAACAGTGGCTGAAGACAGTGGTCAGATCATCCCGCTGAGCCTTTGGGTACTCGATACGGCCTGCGCGCAGTTGCGTCAACTGGGCGAGCAGGGCATCACAGGCATCTCGATGGCCGTGAATATTTCGCCGATGCATTTCCAGCGTGGGCAGTTCGTCGAGTGTATACAGGCAGTGCTGAACAGGTACGAACTTAGCGCCGGGCAGTTGGAACTGGAGATTACCGAGTCGCTCCTGTTGCATAACGTTGAGCAGGCGATCGACACGTTGCACCAGCTCAAGGCTCTAGGTGTACGCATTGCGCTCGATGATTTCGGCACCGGTTATTCCAGCCTCAGCTACCTCAAGCGCTTACCCATCGACAAAATCAAGATTGACCGTTCTTTCATCCGGGATATCGCTACCGACCATCACGATGCCGCGATCACCCAAGGCATTATTTCCATGGCCCATCACCTCAGCCTGACGGTGGTCGCCGAAGGTGTGGAAACCAAGTCTCAAGTGGATTTTCTCAAGGGCGGTCGCTGCGATGTTTTTCAGGGGTATTACTTTGCTAAACCGATGCCCTATGCTGACCTCGAAGCCTTCCTAAGCCTTCGCGCGTCCCGGTCCCTGACGCCCGATCTTGTCTGTTCCGAAGTTTGAAAAGGCGAATCTTCAGATTCGAACGAGTCCGGTTGCCCTGAACCACACTTCAGTTGCCACTTCGGTCCTGGAGCGTTCCTGTTGAGCGCTTCAGATCTTTTGCCGGGTCCAGAAGCGTTTGGGAAACTGAGCGCTTTAGACCCAAGCTCTGCTCAACACGCCTGGCCGTGGACGCATTAAGCGCGTGACTGTTGTTGGCACTGGAGGGTACAGAAAATTCGTTCAGTTACTACGGTAAGCGTCATCAACGACTATAGTCATTGGTGAGCCAGAGCGAATCCGACCATTCCCCTGCCAACCTGGCCTAATCCAATTCCGCGATTACACGGCGGATCTTCTTGTGTTCCTTGATGCGGAACGTAAACGTTTCGCTGCCGAAATTACTCAGGCTCAGGCTGAGATCGAGGCAGCGTTGTCTTTTTTTTCCCCTTGATGGTGGATGGAGTTATCCCGCCGGGCACGTCGTATCCCACTGAGCACGTCCCAACCACCCATCTATCAAGGTTCAAGCAATGAATACTTCAGAGTTAGATGATGCACAAAAAACCAATGGCGACCTGGTTCAGGGTCCGCTGCCGGCCGGCACTGTCGCGCCCGACTTCACTCTTCACGCAACCCCTGATCAACAGTTGTCGCTGCGTGAGCTAAAGGGAAATCCCGTGATACTGGCGTTTTATCCCGCTGACTGGACTTCGGTGTGTGGTGACCAACTGACCTTGTACAACCAGTTGTTACCCACCTTCAGAGAATATGGTGCGGTGCTATTGGGTATCTCGGTTGACAGCGCCTGGTGTCATCAGGCCTTTGCCAAAGATCGAAATTTCCACTTCTGCCTGCTGGCCGATTTCGAGCCCAAAGGGGCGGTGGCACGACAGTATGGAGCGTACGAGTCCCAGCTCGGAGTTTGTAAGAGGGCACTGTTCGTGATTGACAAGGAGGGGGTGGTCGCCTGGAGCTACGTCTCACCAATGGCAATCAACCCTGGGGCGGACGGCATTCTGGATGCGCTGGATGCTCTGGTGAATTCGCCACAAAGCACGCCAACCAAAAATTAACAGGTGATTACATGGCCACTCTCAAAGTCCCGGTAAGTGCCAACGACCATCGCCAGGGAAGTGCGCATGCCAAGGTCACCTTGGTGGAATTTGGCGACTATGAATGTCCCTATTGCGGTGAAGCTTATTGGATGGTCAAGAATCTGCAACAGCATTTTCGCGATGACTTGCTGTTTGTGTTCCGTAACTTCCCTCTGACCACCGCTCACCCCCATGCATTGGGTGCAGCGGTCACCGCTGAGTATGCCGGGAGTCGAGGATTCTTCTGGGAGGCCCACGACGAATTGTACGAAAATCAGGATCGATTGGGCCTGCCGCTGTATCGCGCCATCGTTCTCAAACACGGCCTTCCCAAGGAGGAATTCGATCTTGCAATGCAAGAGGATACTTACATTCCCAAAATACAAGCCGATTTCAATGGCGGTGTACGCAGCGGCGTGAAT carries:
- a CDS encoding DUF1330 domain-containing protein, with the translated sequence MDPGALPESMTSKRVLVVEFSSYEQAKACNIDPYYAKAKSVAFLAYKREMIIIEGNLA
- a CDS encoding NAD(P)H-dependent oxidoreductase — encoded protein: MNILIIHAHPEPKSFNAAMTQTAVRTFEALGHNVQVSDLYAMGWNATLHPDEFGDRADANYFDPSSEQEHAQANATVCREVEREQSKVAEADLVIFQFPMWWFSMPAILKGWVDRVFSRGFAYSSGRKYETGHLKGKRAMLSLTTGTASTLYEPNGVDGDLHHILWPIHNGILAYTGFTVLPPFAAWMPARVSQLQREQYLQDYVKHLSNLDELQPLFFHPRRDYDEHQQLKPGVVARSGVQWNPRAKQTFEGAANSFAQRRIQDEKNSQTARFNQINASLENPQ
- a CDS encoding LysR substrate-binding domain-containing protein — its product is MRSDTPLKAIACFDAVMQTGSAALAAQQLFVTPGAVSQQIRKLEDWLGVPLFARIVRKLQPTEYATLYWEQIKPALQQIDQANATLQRRVESQVRLSMPPAFANTWFARRMPLLTGRYPGLSLHLSASADNVDFNSHTYDLAVRYFDGQDSNLNVLLLLPDEVSVYCSPAYRDWLQAVNVEDMTRATLLITTSHANWSRWLAQVGLSFDGMTSHLRFDQSETAIDAARRSQGLVLTSPWLVEEDLNKNNLVQLFPHKLHTGKGYYLVTSKDRPLTAAARQFRDWLTAAAHCSGDEG
- a CDS encoding putative bifunctional diguanylate cyclase/phosphodiesterase, with the protein product MNTRPSFQSKTFPQSQRDILGMIATDQHLGDVLCAICQMLDTQTPETYCSILLADAEGKHLLNGAAPGLPAEYSEAIDGMAIGPQEGTCGTAAFRRELVVTEDIARDPNWERFRSLALGHDLRSCWSVPLLSHEGTVLGTFALYQKSIHAPDEVQIQQLVFAAQLAVIAIRHERDGRRLEESEQRFRSLFTYNPNPVFALDLAGNIQSVNPAGLKLKPHTAVNFIGHHFSHLVLDEDLQRVSQHFCAARAGSPQRFEAQLRDESEQLLTMDISNLPIMVNGEIVGVFGIARDISAQKNFERELSFNASHDRLTGLLNRVSLEERLVRDCHISRRRNRRLAVMCIDLDGFKSINDSIGHYFGDQVLIEVSQRMTQQVRPGDTIVRMGGDEFIVLLPDLLRDEDAVPVAERLMASIARPYCIQGIDLHVSASVGITLSDGHIEQPMQLIQQADMAMYKAKQQGRNNFQWYTSELNQRVCEHASLRNDLQKAIETQSFQLHYQPQIDARTGQVVGIEALLRWEHPEKGFISPAVFVTVAEDSGQIIPLSLWVLDTACAQLRQLGEQGITGISMAVNISPMHFQRGQFVECIQAVLNRYELSAGQLELEITESLLLHNVEQAIDTLHQLKALGVRIALDDFGTGYSSLSYLKRLPIDKIKIDRSFIRDIATDHHDAAITQGIISMAHHLSLTVVAEGVETKSQVDFLKGGRCDVFQGYYFAKPMPYADLEAFLSLRASRSLTPDLVCSEV
- a CDS encoding redoxin domain-containing protein, with protein sequence MNTSELDDAQKTNGDLVQGPLPAGTVAPDFTLHATPDQQLSLRELKGNPVILAFYPADWTSVCGDQLTLYNQLLPTFREYGAVLLGISVDSAWCHQAFAKDRNFHFCLLADFEPKGAVARQYGAYESQLGVCKRALFVIDKEGVVAWSYVSPMAINPGADGILDALDALVNSPQSTPTKN
- a CDS encoding DsbA family protein, translated to MATLKVPVSANDHRQGSAHAKVTLVEFGDYECPYCGEAYWMVKNLQQHFRDDLLFVFRNFPLTTAHPHALGAAVTAEYAGSRGFFWEAHDELYENQDRLGLPLYRAIVLKHGLPKEEFDLAMQEDTYIPKIQADFNGGVRSGVNGTPAFYIDGLRYDGVPEFIGMSQMIELLLVRGRNR